In Pasteurella multocida subsp. multocida OH4807, a genomic segment contains:
- a CDS encoding DNA mismatch repair protein MutS (COG0249 Mismatch repair ATPase (MutS family)) yields MDNLDLHTPMMRQYLALKAENPDILLFYRMGDFYELFYDDAKKAAALLDISLTKRGQSAGQPIPMAGVPYHAVEGYLAKLVQLGESVAICEQVGDPATSKGPVERQVVRIVTPGTVSDESLLPERQDNLIAALYQEKSRFGLAMLDMTSGRFQISEPEDCESLQAELQRIAPVELLYCEELAAFSAIEHFKGLRRRPIWEFELSTAVQLLNRQFNTKDLRGFGVENAILGLCAAGCLLQYAKDTQRTALPHIQSITLLRHSENIQLDAATRRNLELTQNLAGGTENTLASVLDKCVTAMGSRLLKRWIHQPIRDRQKLQQRQHIIRALLEQDLVAELQPYLHQIGDMERILARVALRSARPRDLTRLRTALAQLPAIRQVLENQTSPNLTALLQPLGEFSAQLDLLQRALIDNPPMLIRDGGVIAAGYHAELDEWRSLSDGATRYLDDLERRERESTGIDTLKIGFNAVHGYYIQISQGQAYKAPIHYVRRQTLKNAERYIIPELKTYEDKVLKAKGAALALEKQLYEELFDQLLPHLAALQLSSLTLAELDVLTNLAERAETLNYVAPHFSDEIGVNIQHGRHPVVEQVLKEPFIANPVQLNSQRHLLIITGPNMGGKSTYMRQTALITLMAYMGSFVPAESAVIGPIDRIFTRIGASDDLASGRSTFMVEMTEMANILHQATANSLVLIDEIGRGTSTYDGLSLAWACAEWLAKKLRSLTLFATHYFELTVLPEQLVGTANVHLDALEHHDTIAFMHSVQEGAASKSYGLAVAALAGVPQSVIKLAKHKLAQLEKLSQQNADQRIQDLRQLNQTQGELALMEEDDGKQAIWEMLEKLDPDELSPKQALAYLYQLKKLV; encoded by the coding sequence ATGGATAATTTAGACTTGCACACGCCCATGATGCGCCAATATTTAGCGCTAAAAGCAGAAAATCCTGATATTTTGCTCTTTTATCGTATGGGGGATTTTTACGAGCTTTTTTATGATGATGCAAAGAAAGCCGCTGCGTTACTTGATATTTCCTTGACGAAAAGGGGGCAGTCTGCGGGGCAACCTATTCCCATGGCGGGGGTGCCTTACCATGCGGTTGAAGGCTATTTAGCCAAGTTAGTGCAACTTGGTGAATCTGTGGCAATTTGTGAACAGGTGGGCGATCCTGCAACGTCAAAGGGGCCCGTTGAACGCCAAGTGGTACGTATTGTGACTCCTGGTACTGTCAGTGATGAGAGCTTATTACCAGAACGCCAAGACAACTTAATTGCCGCGCTTTATCAAGAAAAATCTCGTTTTGGTTTAGCGATGTTAGACATGACTTCTGGGCGTTTTCAAATCAGTGAACCAGAAGATTGCGAAAGTTTGCAAGCTGAATTGCAGCGTATTGCACCTGTTGAGTTGTTGTATTGTGAAGAATTGGCAGCATTTTCCGCAATTGAGCATTTCAAAGGATTGCGTCGTCGTCCTATTTGGGAATTTGAACTCAGCACCGCAGTACAATTATTGAATCGCCAATTTAATACTAAAGATTTACGTGGTTTTGGGGTCGAAAATGCTATATTGGGTTTGTGTGCCGCAGGCTGCTTGTTGCAATATGCAAAAGACACACAACGTACCGCATTGCCTCATATTCAAAGCATTACCTTACTACGACATTCTGAAAATATTCAATTGGATGCGGCGACACGTCGCAATTTGGAATTAACTCAAAATTTAGCGGGCGGGACGGAAAATACGCTTGCTTCTGTATTGGATAAATGTGTGACGGCAATGGGCAGTCGTTTGTTAAAACGCTGGATTCATCAGCCCATTCGCGATCGTCAAAAATTGCAGCAACGTCAACATATTATTCGTGCGTTATTAGAACAGGATTTAGTGGCAGAATTGCAACCCTATTTGCACCAAATTGGTGATATGGAGCGGATTTTAGCGCGCGTTGCTTTGCGTTCTGCACGCCCACGTGATTTAACCCGTTTACGTACCGCATTAGCTCAGCTTCCTGCAATTCGCCAAGTTCTAGAAAATCAGACTTCGCCGAATTTAACCGCACTTTTACAGCCACTTGGCGAGTTTTCAGCGCAACTAGACTTATTACAACGTGCATTGATTGATAATCCGCCAATGCTGATTCGTGATGGGGGTGTAATTGCAGCAGGGTACCATGCTGAGCTGGATGAGTGGCGTAGTTTATCTGATGGGGCGACACGTTATTTAGACGATTTAGAGCGCCGAGAACGTGAAAGTACTGGCATTGATACGCTCAAAATCGGCTTTAATGCGGTGCATGGTTATTATATTCAAATCAGTCAAGGGCAAGCCTATAAAGCACCAATACATTATGTTCGTCGTCAAACGCTAAAAAATGCGGAACGTTATATTATTCCTGAGCTGAAAACTTATGAAGATAAAGTGCTGAAAGCGAAAGGTGCCGCACTGGCTTTAGAAAAACAGCTTTACGAGGAGCTTTTTGATCAACTATTACCGCACTTAGCCGCATTACAGCTTTCTAGTTTAACCTTAGCAGAATTGGATGTATTAACCAATTTAGCGGAACGTGCAGAAACCCTTAACTATGTTGCGCCACATTTTAGTGATGAAATTGGTGTCAATATTCAGCATGGACGTCACCCTGTTGTAGAACAAGTATTAAAAGAGCCGTTTATTGCGAATCCTGTCCAACTAAATTCACAGCGTCATCTGTTGATTATTACGGGACCAAATATGGGGGGAAAAAGTACTTATATGCGCCAAACTGCCTTGATCACATTGATGGCGTATATGGGGAGTTTTGTCCCAGCAGAAAGTGCGGTGATTGGTCCAATCGATCGTATTTTTACTCGGATCGGGGCATCGGATGACCTAGCTTCAGGTCGCTCAACCTTTATGGTGGAAATGACCGAAATGGCGAATATTTTGCATCAAGCGACAGCCAATAGTTTGGTATTAATTGATGAAATTGGGCGTGGGACCTCTACTTATGACGGCTTATCTTTAGCTTGGGCATGTGCGGAATGGTTAGCGAAAAAATTACGCTCATTAACTTTATTCGCCACCCATTATTTTGAATTGACGGTCTTACCAGAGCAACTGGTGGGTACTGCAAATGTGCATTTGGATGCGTTAGAACATCATGACACTATCGCGTTTATGCATTCGGTACAAGAAGGGGCAGCAAGTAAGAGTTACGGTTTAGCCGTAGCCGCTTTGGCAGGTGTACCCCAATCGGTCATTAAACTCGCAAAACACAAACTCGCTCAATTAGAGAAATTGTCACAACAAAATGCCGATCAACGTATTCAAGATTTACGCCAACTTAATCAAACGCAAGGTGAATTAGCACTGATGGAAGAAGATGATGGCAAACAGGCTATTTGGGAAATGTTAGAAAAATTGGATCCTGATGAATTGAGTCCGAAACAAGCACTGGCGTATTTGTATCAATTGAAGAAGTTAGTTTGA
- the recX gene encoding recombination regulator RecX (COG2137 Uncharacterized protein conserved in bacteria), which produces MSSSALSYVLSLLARREYSEFELRCKMQEKHISEQQIDDVLSYCQQKNWQNDKRFAENYLVFRSQRGYGLNRIKQELQQIKGVQSEIIQSALNEVEIDWHTLALATLTKKFPQFAEIKEAKMKQKVWRYMLSHGFSPDEFADHIGYTPEDE; this is translated from the coding sequence ATGTCATCCTCTGCACTTAGCTATGTCCTGAGCTTACTTGCTCGTCGTGAATACAGTGAATTTGAACTCCGCTGTAAAATGCAGGAAAAACATATCTCCGAACAACAAATTGATGATGTCCTCAGTTATTGTCAACAAAAAAATTGGCAGAACGATAAACGCTTTGCCGAAAATTACTTAGTATTTCGCTCCCAGCGCGGGTATGGATTAAATCGGATTAAACAAGAATTACAGCAAATAAAAGGGGTTCAGTCGGAGATAATTCAGTCCGCGTTAAATGAAGTGGAAATAGACTGGCATACACTTGCTTTAGCAACACTAACCAAAAAATTTCCACAGTTTGCGGAAATCAAAGAAGCGAAAATGAAACAGAAAGTTTGGCGTTATATGTTGTCACATGGATTTAGTCCCGATGAGTTTGCTGATCATATTGGATATACACCCGAGGACGAATAA
- a CDS encoding HemX family protein (COG2959 Uncharacterized enzyme of heme biosynthesis) has protein sequence MAENKITSSDTNDVPKHEKGTSEQKKNDAKMNAKKTENTALGINNATASSHAEMSSAIAIGEKSEPKKASEQASSEPPKQKEPVTPTETVVVKKGGGTGIALLALLVALGVGGAGYYFGLQQVEQIQQKLTALESKMAQQSVVSASDIPSFDQERQQIGQLIEADKAIAEKLVLLQQDVTVKEHAISTLQNQINRLSAAAKTQQPNDWLLSEADFLLNNALRKLVLDNDVDTSISLLKVADEALEKVSDPRVVSVRAAINNDLKQLLAVNNVDQNAIMQRLSQLANNLDELTVLDVNFGESNTTNQKLTDSLEDWKENAEKSATSFLNHFIRITPRNTDDKALLAPNQDIYLRENIRLRLQIAILAVPRQQDELYKQSLEAVASWIRSYFDTQAEVAQNFLKTLDELAEQSIYVDVPTQLSSLNVLDQLLNKQSQGVQKIEISADKALTAPQPENQSGETSTREQQ, from the coding sequence ATGGCTGAAAATAAAATAACCTCTTCTGACACGAATGATGTACCAAAACATGAAAAAGGTACGTCAGAACAGAAAAAAAATGATGCAAAGATGAATGCGAAAAAAACGGAAAATACAGCGCTTGGGATCAATAATGCGACGGCATCATCACATGCTGAAATGAGTTCAGCCATTGCTATTGGTGAGAAAAGTGAACCAAAGAAAGCGTCCGAGCAGGCTAGCTCAGAGCCGCCTAAGCAAAAAGAACCCGTTACTCCAACAGAAACTGTCGTTGTGAAAAAAGGGGGGGGGACAGGTATCGCTTTATTGGCATTATTAGTCGCGTTAGGCGTAGGCGGTGCGGGTTATTATTTTGGTTTACAACAGGTCGAGCAAATTCAACAAAAATTGACCGCACTTGAAAGCAAAATGGCTCAACAGTCTGTTGTGTCAGCGAGTGATATTCCTTCTTTTGACCAAGAGCGTCAGCAAATTGGACAACTTATTGAAGCAGATAAAGCAATAGCGGAAAAACTGGTTTTATTGCAACAAGATGTCACGGTTAAAGAACATGCGATTTCGACATTGCAAAATCAAATTAATCGTCTGAGCGCAGCAGCTAAAACCCAACAACCAAATGATTGGTTATTATCTGAGGCGGACTTTTTGTTAAACAATGCGCTACGCAAGTTAGTCTTAGATAATGATGTAGACACCAGTATTTCTTTGCTTAAAGTAGCAGATGAAGCGTTAGAAAAAGTTTCTGATCCTCGCGTAGTGAGTGTACGAGCAGCGATTAATAATGATTTAAAACAATTGCTTGCAGTCAATAACGTGGACCAAAATGCGATCATGCAGCGTTTATCTCAGTTAGCGAATAACTTAGATGAATTAACCGTGTTAGATGTGAATTTTGGTGAGAGCAATACCACCAATCAGAAATTGACGGATTCACTTGAAGATTGGAAAGAAAATGCCGAGAAAAGTGCGACTTCTTTCTTGAATCACTTTATTCGTATTACACCACGTAATACCGACGATAAGGCATTATTGGCACCAAATCAAGACATTTATTTACGTGAAAATATCCGTTTACGTTTACAAATCGCGATTTTAGCCGTGCCACGTCAACAAGATGAATTATATAAGCAGTCTTTAGAAGCAGTAGCCTCATGGATTAGAAGTTATTTTGATACGCAAGCAGAAGTGGCGCAGAATTTCTTGAAAACCTTGGATGAACTCGCAGAACAATCTATTTATGTTGATGTTCCAACACAATTATCGAGTTTGAATGTGTTAGATCAATTATTGAATAAGCAATCTCAAGGTGTGCAAAAAATAGAAATTTCAGCAGATAAAGCCTTGACCGCACCACAACCAGAAAATCAATCTGGTGAGACGTCCACTCGTGAACAACAGTAG
- a CDS encoding CRISPR-associated protein, Csy1 family, with the protein MTPDKIKYELMRFVQSVKLEKLETEEKLLLKTVDEDKKQQILQKIAELHQKYSFSNWIDYAANFMAKQIKFGSHHPKGIHSSAKIECDNIYFDLKTPIPAYLCASQHIRHFKLDASGNAAALPLVKFFDIYVDDEKTIRLVDLLLQDHHVLEQCFSDDLELSRYYKQQFQKALINDFKKPISYEKCKQLLWVNSDYSIENNDYTCLIPLYPSSLIYDFYKKVQFVKYDSEENKLNRDNRKKVGVVQLPYKNLVNLAIFKVGGANPQGVGQLASEQGGKNYLLPSLPPIFKSSKVIRLNLASTTIFNDELAYVCRAGFYTLYHVVEAKKNVYTVRDDRIKALNMILEGVLRTANVLQKQSPGWSKEYQLNMHEKYWLDPKRAELTDEEAFRAEREKGDWVEEVERGFALWVNRCLKRRFPKLAHDFDDAEYHEWRRNIRRSLRYRLRHP; encoded by the coding sequence ATGACACCTGATAAAATTAAATATGAACTTATGCGTTTTGTTCAGTCAGTAAAACTAGAAAAACTAGAAACAGAGGAAAAGCTGTTATTAAAAACAGTTGACGAAGATAAAAAGCAACAAATTTTGCAGAAAATTGCGGAACTTCATCAAAAATATTCCTTTTCTAACTGGATCGATTATGCTGCTAATTTTATGGCTAAACAAATTAAGTTTGGCTCTCATCATCCTAAAGGGATTCATTCGAGTGCTAAAATAGAATGCGATAATATCTATTTTGATCTTAAAACTCCTATACCTGCATATCTTTGTGCTTCTCAGCATATAAGGCATTTTAAACTTGATGCAAGTGGAAATGCTGCAGCATTACCATTAGTAAAATTTTTTGATATTTATGTGGATGATGAGAAAACAATTCGTTTAGTAGATCTGTTATTGCAAGACCACCATGTATTAGAACAGTGTTTTTCAGACGATTTGGAACTTTCGAGATATTATAAACAACAGTTTCAGAAAGCATTAATTAATGATTTTAAGAAACCAATTTCTTACGAAAAATGCAAACAGTTACTGTGGGTTAATTCAGATTATTCTATTGAAAACAATGATTATACTTGTTTAATACCTTTGTACCCTTCTTCTCTTATCTATGATTTTTATAAGAAAGTACAGTTTGTTAAATACGATTCAGAGGAAAATAAACTGAATAGGGACAATAGAAAAAAAGTAGGTGTGGTTCAATTGCCATATAAAAATTTAGTCAATTTAGCTATTTTTAAAGTGGGAGGGGCAAACCCACAAGGTGTTGGACAATTAGCGAGTGAACAAGGTGGAAAAAATTATTTACTCCCCTCTCTCCCCCCTATTTTCAAATCTAGTAAAGTGATACGGTTGAATCTTGCGAGTACAACAATTTTTAATGATGAGTTAGCGTATGTCTGCAGAGCAGGATTTTACACTTTGTATCATGTTGTTGAGGCAAAGAAAAATGTGTATACCGTACGAGATGATCGAATCAAAGCATTAAATATGATTTTAGAAGGCGTTTTACGTACTGCAAATGTGTTACAAAAACAGTCACCAGGGTGGTCGAAAGAATATCAATTAAATATGCATGAAAAGTACTGGCTCGACCCCAAACGAGCAGAATTAACAGATGAAGAGGCATTTCGTGCAGAACGAGAAAAAGGGGATTGGGTAGAAGAAGTAGAACGTGGTTTTGCGTTATGGGTGAACCGATGCTTAAAACGGCGTTTCCCTAAATTAGCACATGACTTTGATGATGCAGAATACCATGAATGGCGTCGTAACATTCGTCGTTCACTACGTTACCGCTTACGTCATCCTTAG
- the recA gene encoding recombinase A (COG0468 RecA/RadA recombinase) produces the protein MATKEEKNKALAAALGQIERQFGKGSIMKLGDTQALDVEAVSTGSLSLDVALGIGGLPMGRIVEIFGPESSGKTTLTLSVIAQAQKEGKTCAFIDAEHALDPIYAAKLGVDVNELLVSQPDNGEQALEICDALVRSGAVDVIIVDSVAALTPKAEIEGEMGDSHMGLQARLMSQALRKLTGQIKNSNCLVVFINQIRMKIGVMFGNPETTTGGNALKFYASVRLDIRRTGAIKDGEEVIGNETRVKVVKNKVAAPFRQVDFQILYGQGISKTGELIELGVKHKLVDKSGAWYAYNGEKIGQGKANAMKWLEEHPEEALALETKLRHELLTNPEKVLAADIAEQNNDALDSDY, from the coding sequence ATGGCAACAAAAGAAGAAAAAAACAAAGCACTGGCAGCCGCATTAGGTCAAATTGAAAGACAATTTGGTAAAGGCTCAATCATGAAATTGGGTGATACACAAGCCTTAGATGTTGAAGCGGTGTCAACTGGCTCGCTCAGTTTAGACGTTGCATTAGGCATTGGCGGGTTACCAATGGGGCGTATTGTTGAAATTTTCGGACCAGAATCTTCAGGTAAAACAACGTTAACGTTGTCCGTTATTGCCCAAGCGCAAAAAGAAGGAAAAACCTGTGCATTTATTGATGCTGAACACGCGCTCGACCCAATTTACGCTGCAAAATTAGGCGTAGATGTCAATGAACTGCTGGTCTCACAACCCGACAACGGTGAGCAGGCGTTAGAAATCTGTGATGCGCTAGTACGTTCAGGTGCAGTTGACGTCATTATTGTGGACTCAGTCGCCGCATTAACACCAAAAGCAGAAATCGAAGGCGAGATGGGTGACTCACATATGGGCTTACAAGCACGCCTAATGTCACAAGCCTTACGTAAACTCACTGGGCAAATTAAAAATTCAAACTGTTTAGTGGTCTTCATCAACCAAATTCGCATGAAGATCGGTGTGATGTTTGGTAACCCAGAAACCACAACTGGTGGTAACGCATTAAAATTCTATGCCTCCGTTCGTTTAGATATTCGTCGTACTGGTGCAATCAAAGATGGGGAAGAAGTCATTGGTAACGAAACACGTGTCAAAGTCGTGAAAAATAAAGTCGCAGCACCATTTCGCCAAGTTGACTTCCAAATTCTGTATGGGCAAGGTATTTCTAAAACGGGTGAACTCATTGAGTTAGGCGTAAAACACAAATTAGTAGATAAATCTGGTGCTTGGTATGCTTACAATGGCGAGAAAATCGGTCAAGGTAAAGCAAATGCAATGAAATGGTTAGAAGAACACCCTGAAGAAGCCTTAGCCTTAGAAACAAAATTACGCCATGAGCTATTAACGAATCCAGAGAAAGTCCTTGCCGCAGATATTGCAGAGCAAAATAACGACGCTTTAGATTCAGACTATTAA
- a CDS encoding HemY protein (COG3071 Uncharacterized enzyme of heme biosynthesis), which produces MFRVLFLMLVLLAGLIAGPYLSGKQGYVLIETGHYNIEMSITMLVVFFVIAMAIIYGIELVITRFCRLSSDTYHWFSRRKRAKAQKQTIEGLMRMNEGDYSKAEKLIGKNAKHSDEPVLNFIKAAEAAQQHGDEFTANRYLIEATEIAGTDSLIVELARTRILLQQGKLPAARSSVDSLLVMTNRNKEVLRLAVEIYLKSKAYGALDNILDQVESSGLYSAEEFMALQRQVEAGLLDEKMNEEGVDGLLAWWNDQPRKRRHDLGVKIGLIQRLIDCNDHETAYELTLEVLKKVDEQRPENQLICAQIARLQPEDNSKLIKLMEKRASKATKHTQCCINRALGYLYVRNNDFTNASEAFKKVIENKSQLEVTDVNIATYVFEQVGELSLAQQIREESLKDTMAVSSLKPETEKIEQSATVFLENK; this is translated from the coding sequence ATGTTTAGAGTACTATTTTTAATGCTGGTGTTATTGGCGGGATTGATTGCAGGTCCTTATTTGTCGGGTAAGCAAGGTTATGTCTTAATTGAAACGGGCCACTATAACATTGAAATGTCCATTACCATGTTGGTCGTGTTCTTTGTGATTGCCATGGCGATTATTTACGGTATTGAATTAGTGATTACGCGTTTCTGCCGTTTGAGTAGCGATACGTATCACTGGTTTTCACGCCGTAAACGTGCAAAAGCACAAAAACAAACGATTGAAGGTTTGATGCGGATGAATGAGGGGGATTATTCTAAAGCAGAGAAATTAATTGGTAAAAACGCAAAACACTCTGATGAACCCGTATTAAACTTTATTAAAGCTGCCGAAGCTGCCCAACAACATGGTGATGAATTTACGGCAAATCGTTATTTGATTGAAGCCACTGAGATTGCGGGAACAGACAGTTTAATTGTAGAACTGGCACGTACTCGCATTTTATTACAACAAGGTAAATTGCCTGCTGCACGTAGTTCGGTAGACAGTTTGTTGGTGATGACCAATCGTAATAAAGAAGTGTTAAGACTGGCAGTTGAAATTTACCTGAAATCAAAAGCTTATGGCGCATTAGATAACATCTTAGATCAAGTTGAAAGCTCAGGGTTGTATTCTGCAGAAGAATTTATGGCATTGCAGCGTCAAGTAGAAGCGGGCTTACTTGATGAGAAAATGAATGAAGAGGGCGTCGATGGTTTGTTGGCTTGGTGGAATGATCAACCACGTAAACGTCGCCATGATTTAGGGGTGAAAATTGGTTTAATTCAACGCTTAATTGATTGTAATGATCATGAGACGGCTTATGAGCTAACGCTTGAAGTACTGAAGAAAGTCGATGAACAGCGTCCAGAAAATCAACTCATTTGTGCTCAGATTGCACGCTTACAACCAGAAGATAACAGCAAGTTGATTAAACTGATGGAAAAACGAGCAAGTAAAGCAACGAAACACACACAATGTTGTATTAATCGTGCATTAGGTTATTTATACGTGCGTAATAATGATTTTACCAATGCAAGTGAGGCATTTAAGAAAGTGATTGAGAATAAATCACAGCTGGAAGTGACCGATGTCAATATTGCTACTTATGTGTTTGAACAGGTTGGTGAATTAAGCTTGGCACAGCAGATTCGTGAAGAAAGTCTAAAAGATACAATGGCGGTTTCTAGTTTAAAACCTGAAACAGAGAAAATAGAACAGTCGGCTACCGTTTTTTTAGAGAATAAATAG
- the hemC gene encoding porphobilinogen deaminase (COG0181 Porphobilinogen deaminase), translated as MTNKRLKIATRQSPLALWQANYVKARLQQLHANLRVELVPMVTKGDVILDTPLAKIGGKGLFVKELETALLNGDADIAVHSMKDVPMQFPEGLGLGVICQREDPRDALVSNSYRTLMDLPQGAVVGTSSLRRQCQLKQLRPDLQIRSLRGNVGTRLSKLDKGEYDAIILASAGLIRLGLAQRITSFIEVEQFLPAAGQGAIGIECRTDDDIVMSLLAPLSDKETTSCVRAERAMNTHLQGGCQVPIAGYAVVEQGQLYLRALVGEPDGSIIIRAEGKSAVENADVLGIQIAEQLLQQGADTILQKLYSE; from the coding sequence ATGACGAATAAAAGGTTGAAAATCGCTACTCGCCAGAGCCCACTTGCATTGTGGCAAGCGAATTATGTAAAAGCACGTTTACAGCAACTTCATGCGAATTTGCGGGTTGAGCTTGTTCCAATGGTCACAAAAGGCGATGTGATTTTAGATACTCCCTTAGCCAAAATTGGTGGTAAAGGGCTTTTTGTCAAAGAACTCGAAACTGCATTGCTCAATGGTGATGCAGACATCGCTGTCCATTCTATGAAAGATGTACCGATGCAATTTCCAGAGGGATTAGGTCTCGGGGTGATTTGCCAACGTGAAGATCCAAGGGATGCATTGGTTTCAAATTCTTACCGCACATTAATGGATCTTCCACAAGGTGCGGTAGTGGGTACATCAAGTCTACGCCGTCAATGTCAATTAAAACAATTACGTCCTGATCTGCAAATCCGTTCATTACGTGGTAATGTGGGGACCCGTTTAAGTAAGCTAGATAAAGGTGAATATGATGCCATTATTTTGGCTTCAGCAGGATTAATTCGTTTAGGATTGGCACAGCGCATCACATCCTTTATCGAAGTAGAACAATTTTTACCAGCAGCAGGTCAAGGGGCGATAGGCATTGAATGTCGCACGGATGATGACATCGTCATGTCTCTACTCGCACCGTTATCTGATAAAGAAACAACCTCTTGTGTGCGTGCGGAACGTGCAATGAATACACATTTACAAGGTGGATGTCAGGTGCCGATTGCGGGGTATGCGGTGGTGGAGCAAGGGCAACTGTATTTGCGTGCATTAGTTGGTGAGCCAGATGGTTCGATAATCATTCGTGCGGAAGGTAAAAGTGCGGTCGAGAATGCTGACGTATTAGGGATTCAAATTGCAGAACAGCTTTTACAACAGGGTGCCGATACAATCTTGCAGAAACTTTATTCAGAATAA
- a CDS encoding protein HemX (COG1587 Uroporphyrinogen-III synthase): MAVLVTRPDARGAQLVDMLIQAGIFAIHLPLFTIETGRELNVLPNKFLQLKAGDYVFAVSRHAVDYAVQTFKNTGFSWRPELTYVAVGQRTAEYFASETEQAVFYPSQQESSEGLLELTMMQDLSDKQILILRGNSGREYFAEQAQLRGAKIDTVECYQRVPITYNNVEQISICKRAGIQTIVVTSAEILQYLVDFVPESEHNWLKSCQLVTVSQRLANLAKKLGWSDVVVSPRADNQHLLQTLCLG; the protein is encoded by the coding sequence ATGGCTGTGTTAGTGACCCGCCCCGATGCACGTGGCGCACAATTAGTTGATATGTTAATACAGGCAGGGATATTTGCGATTCACTTGCCACTTTTTACGATCGAAACGGGTCGAGAACTGAATGTGTTGCCAAATAAATTTTTGCAGTTAAAAGCAGGCGATTACGTTTTTGCTGTTTCAAGACATGCTGTTGATTATGCCGTGCAAACATTCAAAAATACGGGATTTTCTTGGCGTCCAGAATTAACTTATGTTGCTGTGGGGCAGCGGACTGCAGAATATTTCGCCAGTGAAACTGAACAAGCAGTTTTTTATCCTTCGCAGCAAGAAAGCAGTGAGGGGCTGTTAGAGTTAACCATGATGCAGGATTTGAGCGATAAGCAGATTTTGATTTTACGTGGTAATTCTGGGCGTGAGTATTTCGCAGAACAAGCACAATTACGCGGCGCGAAGATTGATACGGTAGAATGTTATCAGCGCGTGCCGATCACGTATAATAATGTTGAGCAAATTAGTATTTGTAAACGCGCAGGTATTCAAACTATCGTTGTAACTAGCGCAGAAATTTTGCAGTATTTGGTGGATTTTGTACCAGAAAGCGAACATAATTGGTTAAAAAGTTGCCAACTGGTAACGGTAAGTCAGCGCCTTGCCAATTTAGCAAAAAAATTAGGTTGGAGCGATGTTGTTGTTTCACCGCGAGCAGATAATCAGCATTTATTACAGACATTATGTTTAGGCTGA